TAAAAAGTCTTATCTGGCTCTCTCAGACAGAAATACTAACTCACAACACAATGTTGGGCAGTGTTATCCAGTGCTGTTGATGTGCAGCTGTTTTTTGAGATTGTTCTGTTTACGTTATAAACAAGTTAAAATTCTGATTTGTCATGGGTTGAAGGGCTGCAACAGATCACAATGTGGACAACACCACTGCCGTGCTGAGAGAATGGCTGAAGAACAGGCAGAGCAGATACCACTATGTGGAGTGGAGGCCTATGGAGGAACCAAGGTTGGTTGATCTTCTTCCAAACCAGATGTTTTCAAAGTCAATTAGCACTAAGGCTAGtcctaaacaaaataaatattggaTTTGTACTCCTTGATTGAAAATGCCTCTAGTGCTGAATTGAGTTTCTGTCTTGTAAACAGACATTTATTGCCTTCACATGAACCCAAGCTCCAAATGTCCTCATTTATATTTctgtgtaatttttgcaccactGGTATCacctattgaaaaaaaaaacatttttaaataatggtTTTCACAGTTTTCGACAAAGATTCTACCATATaggtctttctttatttcttcaaCTGTAACAGCAGATTAATTAGAGagatatcttaaagggatagttcacccaaaaatacaaattctctcattatttactcaccctaatactatcccatatgtgtatgaacacaaacaaagatttttagaagaatatttcagctctgaaggtccatacaatgcaagtacatggtgaccagacctttcaagctccaaaaatcacataaaggcaacataaaagtaatccataagattgtttaatccatgtcttcagaagcaatataataggtgtgggcaagaaacagatcaatgtttaaatcctttttaactataaatctccactttcccttccacattctgaaagtgaaagtggagatttatatgtcaaaaagtatataaatattaaatagtgcttcagaagaaatagaagtcatatggattacttttatgctgcctttataaggcttgaaaggtctggtcaccattcacttgcattgtatggaccttcagaactgagatattcttctctttgtttgtgttctgcagaagaaagaatgtcatacatatctgggatagcatgagggtgagtaaatgatgagataattttcacttttgggtgaacaatcgtTTTAAAGTGTGTATGTCTCCATGCTGGTGTAAGGTCATACACAGATGAGTGGGGGCCGAAGCACTGGGCCCCGTCTCGGTTCAACCATCTGATGAAGCTCAGACAGGCAGCACTGAAGGCTGCACGAGAACGCTGGGCTGATTATATACTGGTGAGGTGATAatgattttttttcaattattcttTTGCCAGAAAATTTTACTCCAATCAACTTACAGTAAATTCAAACTTTAAATGTTATCATTACATGCATTCCTttggaatcgaacccatgaccttaACAACATGATGTACAAATTAATTTCCACCCATATTAAATACCAAAGAATTAATACAGTTTCAACATATAATAGTGATGTTCCACaaaagattctgtcatcatttactcaccctcatgttgttcctaaccccTATGTCTTTCTTTCCAccatggaacacacacacacacacaaggagatgttaggaagaatgctAGCCTCTGTAATATTTAtcaaaatcgatctgcattcccactAACGGGCCAATAGCCCCTCAGAtttgccctaaaacccacccttaGTATGCAGCCCTGACATATaccccacccatttcacaagcaagagggaagctcaagttGAAGTATTACTCTGGAGACTAGATTTCACTCAAATGTACATTGTGGAGGCTGAAGCGGCTGTTTGCTTGCTTATTTTGGTCTTGGTCGAAAGTGAGACCGGAGTTAGTgaaactctgcctttgacattgaccccgccTCAAATCCCAGTTGGCCCAAAGCTAATCGACTGGCCAAAGGTGTTTGGCTGTTTGCCCAGAGGAAGCCTAGAGGCACAATGAatccccggaagtgacagtggcaACGCAACTAGTCCTGGTACGCACTATAACAccccctcatttggcccgatagtggaaacgcaACTAATGAATGGTGAttaatctctttttgtgttcaacagaggaCAATTTGGgagtcaatgatgacagaattaaaatatttgggtgaaatgtccctttaaattttttatttttatttagaatgaCTGAATTTTGTATGAATACAAGATTTAAAGTAAATCTaaatctttctcttttctttctctctctcagtttgtTGACAGTGATAACCTCCTAACTAACCCACGGGTGTTGGATCTATTGATGGCAGAGAATTTGACACTGGTGGCACCCATGTTGGATTCCCGTTCCCTCTACTCAAACTTCTGGTGTGGCATTACTCCTCAGGTACAGCTTTACCTTTACGTCCAATGATCCGTCAGGTGTAATCCTATTTTTTAGACTTAACTACCCATCACACAGTTGCAACTCTGCCGGTACAGGTTACATTACTTGTTAGCCCTGAAGTACCACCATGTGTAGAATGCCCAACCCATAATTTGTTGAAAACAGATGATTAAATTCTTTAGACATTGCAAGCACACATCTTCCTTCTTCTCAGGGTTATTACAAGCGTACCCCAGACTACCAGCCTATCCGTGAGTGGAAGCGTTTGGGATGTTTTTCGGTGCCCATGGTGCATTCCACCTTCCTGCTGGATTTAAGACGTAGCGGCACACATGATCTGGCCTTCTACCCACCTCATCCTGACTACAGCTGGGCTTTTGACGATATCATGGTCTTTGCATTCTCAGCTCGTCAAGCTGGTGAGATCTGTATAGGGGTTCTTTATGGGTGGACTGCAAGGGGAATCCTTCAGGAGATATCTGCTTTTTTAACCAGACCTGCTTTTTTGTTTACAGATgtcaaacatgttcatatttctAGCccatgaaaaaactaaaaagctTGACGAGTAATGTTGTACAAGTAACAAGTTGAGCATCAAAACCGCAGCATATTCTGGAGACCagctatgctggtcttttcaacagggttaTAAAATTGTGATGGCAATTTGGTTTTCATAATGAACAGATGAATACAGTTAAGTTGGCAGGTCGAATGTTTCTGGAACCCAGAAAAGACACAGATCAGAACATAACACTTCGTTTACACCACCTCCAACTGTCCTGCTTCAGAACATTATTTGGTGGTGAGGAgggtgtgtgcatatgtgtgtttgtgttgctgcTTTTATGTCGGCTAATCTTGTGGTTAATATAACCAGCTCCAGCTGGCTGCTTTAATGGACTCCTTTTAATGGGTGTTTGTGGATATTCCATTGAGGAAAtaatgtgtgtgagcatgcagtGAAGTTTCAGTTAAGACagggaacaaacacacacacacaaactaaaacaaagTCAACAAATCATGATTACAAACACACCCATAGACAGAGACCTGTAATGCTGAATGCACACAACCACATAAACATAcctaaaatgatagttcacctaaaaatgaacattctctcatcatttactcaatttcatgccatcccagatgtgtgtttcactttctttcttctgcaaaacacaaccaatgatttttggaagaatggtgatcagaacagAACTCAAGCttcaaaaaacacacaaaggcagtataaaagtaatccataagactccagtggttaaatctatgtcttcagaagctatatgataggtgtgggtgagaaacagatcaatatttaagtccagttTCACATTAAATctctacttttactttcacattttttcacatgcaaaaagtgaaaggggagatttatagaattttattttttaatattgatctgtttctcaacccagtgattgcatcgcttcagaacaCATATAGTAAACAATTGGAGTCGAGTTGATTACTTTtgtactgcctttatgtggtttttggagcttcaaagttctggtcaccatatacttgcattgaaaggacctgcaaagctgaaatattcctctaaaaatctctgtttgtgtaaagcagaagaaagtcatacatatctgggatggaataaaagtgagtaaataattacagaagtttcatttttgggtgaactatccctttaaaaacacacACCTCTTGTGTCCAGATTCATTTCTGTCACGTATACCGTATGCATTAGTGCATTTCAATTGATGCTGTTGTTTTTGTGTATAGGTGTACAGATGTACGTGTGTAATAGAGAGCACTATGGTTTCCTGCCTGTACCTCTGAAAGCCCAGCAAAGTGTGGACGATGAGGAGGAGAGTTTTATACACACTATCACTGAAGCCAGTAGTGAGTATTATCCATCATACACACCTATTCACACATTCATGCATGCATGTCCACTCATGTccacttgtacacacacacacatacacacacacacatccatagtGAAGCACATAATAACATCATCATAAATTGAGGACTGTTGTGcgtgatatacagtataaatatatgaAGAATGTAAAAAATAACTTCACCCATATATGCATTTAATGTGAAGAAAATGCCTGTCCTATCTTTCTTTTCAGTTGATCATAATGTAAAACCCTCAGAGTTCATCTTTGCTCCACCTAAACCCCAGGACAAGACGGACTTTGATGAGGTGAAAGAGAACAGAATTTCTGGAATGTCTTGCTCGAATGAACACTCATACAGATAGTTAGTCTACAGAGAAACTTCTGCTGATTTAAAGTGAcattctctctatgtttctgtcTGTCCTGGTTTCTTCCTCTGTTTCCTTATTCTACCCAACACTCTCATTCTTTTTTCCCTTAGATCTTTCTGATTAACCTAAAACGGAGGTTAGACCGGAGGGAGCGAATGTTGAACACCCTGGAAGTGCTGAGACTTGAGGTGTCTGTGTTTGATGCTGTAGATGGGAAGTAGGTTATCAAAAGGATGTTAATTGGTACCACTCAATAATACTAGTGTGCTGGTTGTGAACTACCTAAACCATCAAGATATCATTGGTCTAGACAAGATAGACCAGTATGAATAACCAGCATTACAACATAAGTTTAGCTGGTGATCAGCATTACTATGCTGGTTGACAAGCTAgaacagcaccaaaccagcagTAATCAGCATGAACCAACATGGATCAGCATGTAGATTCATGCTGGTCTTTTCTGCAGAGCAGTAGTCAGTTCTAACTTAGctttgtgaattgtgtttttcaAAATGTAGCAGAACTATGGAAAGCACTTCTAAcattatgatgacactgatacaactgcaaagattggtgtataaaagagtgttaatgggaagAATATAgacataataatgatgataagaGAGGCATATTTTACTATGAGCAGATGTGTGAATAGCTTTCACTGCAGAAGGCACACAGGTGAAGCAGCATATCTGAGTGAATGGGCTCTTTAatgtatttgagtagattttattcattttgtcgactaataaaaaaaagatcagatcagataaatttgcaccagctcgctaatactGTAACTGCACGTCGGTGTGTTCATGTTCACTGATCTTAACTGATTGAATGCTGTGATTGGGAATTAGCTGACagcctcaaggtaggtggagctccttccgatgacgtggaccaatagCAGTAAGACGGTGTTTAGACGCCGATGTAAGAAGTTCTCCTAAAAGTTCGCCCAGTCGAGCCaccaaaatgaatgcaaaaacacctttcTGGCTAGACTTTGTTCTAATTTCTGTCGCACTCAATACACACCATGTATTAAGGATTTTGATAACAAACAGATTTGCAACTGGCTGCTGATCTTTTTTTCtggtcttatttttattttttattttctcttagcAAGCCAATGCTCAGTGCAAATTGTAATTGTTTGAATTGTGTTTGTAGCAGAACTATGAGAGAACGCACTTCAAAACTTGTTCTGTATTATTTTCCTCTCAGGGCTCTGAATACTTCTCAGCTGCAAGCTCTAGGTATAGAGATGTTACCGGGGTATATGGATCCGTACTCCAAAAGAGTGCTGACGCGTGGAGAGATCGGCTGCTTCCTCAGCCACCACTTAATCTGGAAACAggtacagacacactcacatataaacaaatatatataggATATGCATAGACTcccaaacacaagcacacactagAGTAACATTGTCTCTATAATGTCTGACCCCTAATGACCTCTGTAAAGCTTTTCTCTGTTAGTTAGTGTTTTACATAACCTATAAAATAAACCAACCACCTGGGTACTCAGGTGTAATTGCCCAGTTAATCTCAGCCAGACAAGCAACATTCCAGTAAATATTACTATTTACTTACAAAGTCATCTGGTTTGCTGAAATTAAGCTTTTCAAAAAGATGTTTTCTGTGGTGTACCGATATTTTAAAGGTTGtaaacgttgtgtgtgtgtgtgtgtgtgtgtgtgtgttaggtggTGGAGAGGGGTCTACAGCGTGTGTTGCTTTTGGAGGATGACGTGAGGTTTGAGCCTCGATTTAAGAGAAGGTTGCAGATCATCATGGAGGATGTTAAAAAAACTCAGCTGGACTGGGACCTCATGTACGTAAGAATAACACTAGCTTTAAAAAGCACAGAATAAGACCTTTTCACTGCTCACAAAGTAATTGATTTTCACTCTTACTGCCTTTTTctacatctctctttctctctgtagaTATTTGGGTCGTAAGCGAATGCAGGTGGCCCAGCCAGAGGTGTCCGTAGAAGGTGTAAATAACCTGGTAGAAGCTGATTACTCATACTGGACTCTAGGTTACGCTCTTTCACTGCAGGGGGCCAAGAAACTCCTCGCTGCTCAGCCGCTTGGCAAGATGCTCCCTGTGGATGAGTTCCTGCCAATCATGTTCAACAAACATCCAAAGTAAGCAtgattatggatggatggatggatttgtaGATGGGTGGATTGTTGGTTGAAGGTGTGAATGTCTGTATCCCTGGTAAAAAAAGACCAGCTTAatcagcatgcaattcccattcTGATCtaggctggttagtgctggtttggtgctggtcaagatggtggaccagcatagccatacTTTTCATCAGGCAAAACCTACCTGGTGAAGCTGGTGGACCAACACAGTCTTTCTGATGAAGCAGGATAAGCTTTTTTAAAAGCCTGGTgtagacaccagcacaccagcatcccatgctgagGTGACCAGCACCTATATTGCAACATAAGCTGATCTTTCAGCTGGGCAGTCAGTCATAAACCCACATCTACATACAGTATCTTCTTTACTTCTATGCAACAGGTGTTAAATAGTTATTGATACTGAGTTTTCTTATACACATAGACACTCTCACTCCTGTAATGCTTAGTGGGGCCAACATAGAAAGATTGTTCAGAGGGGAAAATAATTAATGTGTACCTGCTGGGTCACACAATGGCTGCCTTTCTACCTCATTTCCTCTAGTGGGAATCCTGCACAGCACTGGTTTCCCCCCAGCATATTTCACCTTCACtggccctttctctctctcttaacaCCCTCAGTACCTTGTGGTCCTCCTGAATTGTTGTCTGATTCTCTGGGCTCTTTATATTTCTTTGAGGAATTTTGGGAAGGGTCTGTTCTTGTTGCCAGCATTCAAGGGACAACATTCCCATTGATAGCTCTCTTAGTTTTGGGGTAAGAGTCATTGGTTTAAAACAGCTGgattactgtatatatactccactttctgtttgtttgtatagagagagagagagattgagtggaTGCATGAGTGAGTGTCCTTGCGGGATTGTTGATGCCACTTGAAATGTTTGTTTCTGTGTATGCTGAATAAACAGATAGCCTTGGCTATACATGTATATGTTCATGAGGTATTGTATGCCCTCAGCATAAATAATTTAGAGTTTTGCTAGACTACATAGACAATACACAATAACTCAAACTCACTGCAAATATGTAGTGCCAttgtatatttttaaagtaatgttccaggttcaatacaggttaaggtCAATTGagagcatttgtggaataatgttgattaccacaaaaaaacgtTTTGTCTCAAAAATTGCGGTTACAGTGacacacttaaaatggaagtgaatggggccagtccataaacattacaatacacaccatttcaaaatgccacaagacataaacgtatgtgttaaatgaatattctgtcttcaatacaagttaagatcaatcgacagcatttgtggcataatgctgattaccacaaaaagtcatttcgactcgtccctctttttcttaaaaaaaataaacaatctaagttacagtgaggcacttacaattgaagtgaatggggccaattttcagAAGGTTTCaaggcagaaacgtgaagcttataattttgtaaaagcacttacattcattcttctgttaaacttgtgtattatttcaaTTCCACAGCTGTTtgaataatttttacagttgttttatggtttgttgacattccatcgtcatggcaacaatgttgtaaaactggatataactttacacagaaaaggtaatcacactaaaatcatgttaacatgaatattgtttatgtcttgtgg
This window of the Xyrauchen texanus isolate HMW12.3.18 chromosome 27, RBS_HiC_50CHRs, whole genome shotgun sequence genome carries:
- the LOC127621035 gene encoding procollagen galactosyltransferase 2-like, giving the protein MPGEGFVRVAVLCALVAQNCRAEITTPVQDPKLVPESSLLNHKVMIAILARNAAHSLPYYLGCIDRLDYPKDRIAIWAATDHNVDNTTAVLREWLKNRQSRYHYVEWRPMEEPRSYTDEWGPKHWAPSRFNHLMKLRQAALKAARERWADYILFVDSDNLLTNPRVLDLLMAENLTLVAPMLDSRSLYSNFWCGITPQGYYKRTPDYQPIREWKRLGCFSVPMVHSTFLLDLRRSGTHDLAFYPPHPDYSWAFDDIMVFAFSARQAGVQMYVCNREHYGFLPVPLKAQQSVDDEEESFIHTITEASIDHNVKPSEFIFAPPKPQDKTDFDEIFLINLKRRLDRRERMLNTLEVLRLEVSVFDAVDGKALNTSQLQALGIEMLPGYMDPYSKRVLTRGEIGCFLSHHLIWKQVVERGLQRVLLLEDDVRFEPRFKRRLQIIMEDVKKTQLDWDLIYLGRKRMQVAQPEVSVEGVNNLVEADYSYWTLGYALSLQGAKKLLAAQPLGKMLPVDEFLPIMFNKHPNAAYMSYFDPRDLRAFSVEPLLLYPTHYTGEPGYFSDTETSTIWDDEAVSTDWDRKYAQKTTQQGQIRPVAQNSVTGDTPPPASRASRDEL